CTAAGGGGTAACGGCTTTACTACCAGGGGCTAACGGATTTACTACCAAGGGGTAACGGCTTTACTACCGGGGGGTTACGGATTTACTACCAGGGACTAACGGTCTTACTACCAGGGGGTTACGGTCTTACGACCGGGGGGTAACGGCTTAATACCAGGGGGCTCACGGCTTAATACCAGGGAACTCACGGCTTTACTGCCGGGGGGTAACGGACAGGGGCGTATCGCCCCCCCTACGTTGTATTTTTCTAAAAGTTATAACATATTATAGAACAAAATGATATAGCCGAAAATGGGGTCGAAAAAGTCCCCCTAATGTAGACTTTACAAAAATATGCATTATATTGATTTCTGGGTGTAAATATGCGCTATATTGAGTTTAGAAGAGATTGATGACGATAAATACGCGTTATATGGTGTTTTAGGGCAGTTTAAAGCGATAACTCGCAAATAGGGTTTACTTTATGGCTAAAAAGTGTCGGTTTATCAGATTGGAGCGGAAGCAACGTGAGGAACTGAATGCTTTTATAGGCGTGCTGGTTGCAAAACAGAGCTTGTCTTCGTTACGTCGTGTGCAGGCGGTTATGCTTTCGGATGCGGGTAAAATGCCCTCAGAGATAGCCCGGACATTAGGTGCGTGTGAGGCTTCGGTCTATCGCTGGCTTTTGGGCTACCGGAAATTCGGTCCGGCAGGACTGGCCGGACGGGTTCAGCCGGGCAAATTAACTCCTGAGCAGATTGATAAACTTTTAGGAATAAGCGGCCGTCGTCCGGTACAAGATGGGAAAGCGGGTAAAAAGCCATGGAGTTTCCGGAAGATATCCCGCTGGGCCAAGTCGAACTGGAATGTCAGTATCTCTGCGGTCCGTTTGAGACAGATTATTCTTAAGCGGATATTGATGGATAAATAATGAAAACAGGATTGACTTAGTTAAGAATGTATGATATAATCTGATTTTTATATATGAAACAGTTTAAAAGATATTTCTTCGCTATTGTTTTAGTTTTTGCCTTTCAGTTTGTAATTAATCTCAATCCGCTCCAGGCGGAAGTGACGATTGATGCCGGACTTACAGATGCGACTTTTGAATATAATCCTTCACCGTGCGCAGTATTCATTAATGCCACTACCGGTTATGTGTTTAATGTTACGGGCGGTAATTTTGTTTATCGTAAGACAACTGACGGTGGGAAAACATGGGCGGCGGCCGTAACATTCATGGCGGCTAAAACCTCAGGGAATATTGCAGTTTGGTATGACCGTTGGACGCCTAATGATAATGCCGGCACCCGAATACATATTGCGGCTTCAGAAACAGGAACCGATGACACCTGGTACCATTATTTAGATACCGCAACCGATACACTTCGCCCGGCTGGCGCCATTGCCGTAAGATTAGGAGCTTCTTATGCACTGGCAGATGGCGGACCAACTATTTGCAAATCAACCGAAGGCTACTTGTATATTGCCTGTTTTTCTAGTACTGCCGCGCACCGGGGAGTCTCAAGGTCTGTAAATGGTGGTGATGCATGGGTAAATATTACACCTGGTTTTCTCTTTGATGATGACGATGACCACTGCCAGCTTTTGCCCTTAGCTGGTGGCGATGTCCTGTGTATCTATAATGATATGACGGCGAGTCAAGGCCTCTGGTTTGTCTGGGAAGAAGATACGGATACCTGG
This is a stretch of genomic DNA from Planctomycetota bacterium. It encodes these proteins:
- a CDS encoding helix-turn-helix domain-containing protein gives rise to the protein MAKKCRFIRLERKQREELNAFIGVLVAKQSLSSLRRVQAVMLSDAGKMPSEIARTLGACEASVYRWLLGYRKFGPAGLAGRVQPGKLTPEQIDKLLGISGRRPVQDGKAGKKPWSFRKISRWAKSNWNVSISAVRLRQIILKRILMDK